One window of the Oncorhynchus gorbuscha isolate QuinsamMale2020 ecotype Even-year linkage group LG17, OgorEven_v1.0, whole genome shotgun sequence genome contains the following:
- the LOC124001425 gene encoding nesprin-1-like, which produces MAHYKDVAVKKTSSLNLVTGFFQYLRDEQEAVQKRTFTKWINSHLAKRKPPLEITDLFEDIKDGVKLLALLEVLSGQRLPCEQGRQLKRIHWVSNIGTALRFLEGRKIKLVNIHATDIADGRPSIVLGLIWTVILYFQIEELTSNLPALVALSSSTSSMDSMASNSETGSPPMKRKVVPKKFQGNAKRALLRWVQCTAAKRQGMEVKDFGASWRSGVAFHSVVHAIRPDLVDMEVVRRRSNKENLEEAFSLAENELGIPRLLDPEDVDVDKPDEKSIMTYVAQFLKHYPNPHHSETDGQEDEREERKVLRELKVWLDQLEMDVLRVQGAEGNLTDKYQGFKSFRVQYEIKKKQTEPLLQPVHRDGKLSVDQALVKQAWERVSIRLLDWHIHLDKSLPGPLGVIGAWLHRAEIALREEIPIQQAHEETANVIHRKLEQHKEVLKNLESHQQTFQQIHRDRSVNGVPVPSEQLQDMAERFNYVSTSSHAHLIKLEFWEMKYRLMAFLILAESKLKSWIIKYGRRDSVELLLHSYISFIDGHKFFEQYETTFKALRQAADVYIKSDGSGIKISRKDHFL; this is translated from the exons CGTAAACCACCTCTAGAGATCACAGACCTCTTCGAGGACATCAAAGATGGGGTGAAACTTCTGGCTCTGTTGGAGGTGCTGTCTGGACAGAGACTA ccatgTGAGCAGGGCCGCCAGCTGAAGAGAATCCACTGGGTGTCCAACATCGGCACCGCCCTCAGGTTCCTCGAAGGCAGGAAG ATCAAGCTAGTCAACATTCATGCCACTGACATCGCAGACGGTCGACCATCCATTGTCCTGGGGTTGATATGGACCGTCATTCTCTACTTCCAG ATCGAGGAGTTGACCAGTAACCTACCAGCCCTGGTAGCCCTGTCCAGCAGTACCTCCTCAATGGACAGCATGGCCAGTAACTCAGAGACGGGCAGTCCCCCTATGAAGAGGAAGGTAGTACCCAAGAAGTTCCAGGGCAACGCCAAGAGGGCCCTGCTCAGATGGGTGCAGTGCACCGCCGCCAA GCGTCAGGGCATGGAAGTGAAGGACTTTGGTGCTAGTTGGCGGAGCGGGGTGGCGTTCCACTCTGTGGTCCATGCCATCCGCCCAGACCTGGTGGACATGgaggtggtgaggaggaggagcaacAAAGAGAATCTGGAGGAAGCCTTCTCATTGGCCGAGAACGAGCTGGGCATCCCACGCCTGCTGGATCCAGAAG ATGTGGATGTAGATAAACCGGATGAGAAGTCCATCATGACATATGTTGCTCAGTTCCTCAAGCACTACCCCAACCCCCACCACTCCGAGACAGATGGACAGGAAGATGAG AGAGAAGAGCGTAAGGTTCTGAGAGAACTGAAGGTGTGGCTGGATCAACTGGAGATGGACGTGCTGCGAGTCCAGGGGGCAGAGGGCAACCTGACAGACAagtaccag GGCTTCAAGAGTTTCCGTGTGCAGTATGAGATAAAGAAGAAACAGACAGAGCCTCTGCTGCAGCCGGTGCACAGGGATGGGAAGCTGTCTGTAGaccaggccctggtcaaacaAGCGTGGGAACGTGTCTCTATCAGG CTCCTGGACTGGCACATCCATCTGGATAAGTCGTTGCCTGGCCCACTGGGGGTGATCGGAGCCTGGCTGCATCGAGCTGAGATCGCCTTGAGGGAGGAGATTCCCATCCAACAAGCCCATGAAGAGACAGCCAACGTGATCCACAGGAAGCTGGAGCAGCACAAG GAGGTACTGAAGAACTTGGAATCCCACCAGCAGACGTTCCAGCAGATCCACAGAGACAGATCTGTGAACGGGGTCCCTGTCCCCTCTGAACAGCTCCAAGACATGGCAGAGAG GTTCAACTATGTGTCCACATCATCTCATGCCCACCTGATCAAACTGGAATTCTGGGAGATGAAGTACCGTCTGATGGCGTTTCTCATCCTGGCTGAGTCCAAGCTCAAGTCCTGGATCATCAAATATGGCCGCCGTGACTCCGTGGAACTACTGCTGCATAGCTACATT TCCTTCATTGATGGACACAAGTTCTTTGAACAGTATGAGACAACATTTAAGGCACTCAGGCAAGCTGCAGATGTCTACATCAAGTCTGATGGTTCAG GCATTAAGATCAGTAGGAAAG ATCATTTCCTGTAA